The following coding sequences lie in one bacterium genomic window:
- a CDS encoding LD-carboxypeptidase, translating to MLRPLQQGDTIGICAPAGPVKAEKLQKAVSRLVQRGYQVKLSPQAQAKHGFLSAEDDVRLSEIEAQFADAEISAIISARGGVGTSRLLPALDGELIASSGKPFLAFSDVTAMQWALWANFGTVTFTGPLAVEFDGSLTEATEAFCFEMLSGIAPDDWIERFPGVVWEVVRTGAREITAPLLPGNLTMITTLLGTPFMPNLRGCILAIEDIAEQAYRVDRLLFHLRNAGVLQHLAGLLVGDFGWGSEDTDSAASLRKSVLDATSGTTYPIVFGLPYGHGPERLTLPVGSPVRLSFLESSVRLGFALSPFATTT from the coding sequence ATGCTTCGCCCTCTTCAGCAGGGAGATACTATTGGAATCTGTGCTCCTGCCGGACCCGTCAAGGCAGAGAAACTTCAGAAGGCTGTCTCTCGTCTTGTGCAGAGAGGGTATCAAGTCAAACTGAGTCCGCAGGCGCAGGCCAAACATGGTTTCCTCTCTGCAGAGGATGATGTTCGATTGAGCGAGATCGAGGCACAGTTCGCTGATGCCGAAATCTCAGCAATAATATCCGCGCGAGGCGGAGTTGGCACGTCACGTTTGCTTCCTGCTCTGGATGGTGAATTGATAGCGTCGAGTGGAAAACCGTTCCTAGCCTTCTCTGACGTGACCGCAATGCAATGGGCGCTTTGGGCGAACTTCGGTACCGTGACATTTACCGGTCCCCTTGCCGTTGAGTTTGATGGTTCCTTGACGGAGGCAACCGAAGCATTCTGCTTCGAGATGCTGTCTGGGATTGCACCCGATGACTGGATCGAGCGTTTTCCGGGGGTTGTGTGGGAAGTCGTCCGTACCGGCGCCCGCGAAATCACAGCGCCTCTTTTGCCTGGGAATCTTACGATGATTACCACGTTGCTGGGTACGCCGTTCATGCCAAACTTACGGGGATGTATTCTCGCCATTGAAGACATTGCAGAGCAGGCTTACAGGGTTGATAGATTGCTTTTTCACCTTCGGAATGCGGGCGTCTTGCAGCATCTTGCCGGACTACTTGTTGGTGACTTTGGATGGGGGTCCGAAGATACAGATAGTGCGGCAAGCTTGCGAAAGTCTGTACTTGACGCAACGAGCGGGACAACTTATCCGATAGTATTCGGACTTCCCTACGGTCATGGACCGGAGCGACTTACGCTTCCGGTGGGTTCTCCTGTGCGGTTATCGTTTCTGGAAAGCTCGGTCCGGTTAGGTTTTGCATTATCACCTTTCGCGACTACTACATAG
- the murA gene encoding UDP-N-acetylglucosamine 1-carboxyvinyltransferase — translation MDSLLLRGGNPLEGEIPISGSKNATLPLLAATLLAPGFYRFTNVPKLKDVRTMSNLLRILGAKIDELDHELLIDTSHASHIEAPYELVKTMRASFYVLGALLGRHGEARVSLPGGCAWGPRPVDLHMKGMEALGAKLEIDAGYVVASAYPLRGSTFEFSISSVGASANVLMAAVRAEGTTVLRNVALEPEVTQLALFLNRMGAKISGIGTRELTIKGVADLQPADAVMIPDRIETGSFICAVGMTTGKVTLTRTDPAQLPTVLDKAREAGLSIIAGSDTITVSRASGKLKPLFITTDVYPGFPTDLQAPFMAMATIAGGMSRISETIYSDRFTHVAELARLGAQIHMDGGTATITGVEKLIGAPVMSTDLRASVCLVLAGLVAKGETEVKRVYHLDRGYENLESKLSGVGADIKRIEGEL, via the coding sequence TTGGATAGTTTGCTTCTCCGCGGCGGTAATCCGCTCGAAGGGGAAATCCCGATTTCCGGTTCGAAGAACGCAACGTTGCCTCTGCTCGCTGCAACCTTGCTGGCACCAGGATTCTATCGTTTTACCAACGTCCCCAAGCTAAAAGATGTGCGCACGATGTCGAATCTGTTGCGCATTCTTGGAGCAAAGATTGACGAGCTCGATCATGAACTTCTTATAGATACAAGTCATGCCTCGCACATTGAAGCTCCTTATGAGCTGGTGAAGACGATGCGGGCCAGTTTCTATGTGCTTGGCGCTTTGCTTGGTCGCCACGGGGAAGCCAGAGTGTCTTTGCCGGGCGGATGTGCTTGGGGACCGCGCCCCGTCGATCTGCACATGAAAGGCATGGAAGCACTTGGTGCCAAGCTCGAAATCGATGCGGGGTATGTCGTCGCTTCAGCTTATCCTCTCCGCGGATCAACGTTCGAATTCTCGATATCAAGTGTTGGCGCTTCTGCAAATGTCTTGATGGCTGCGGTGCGGGCTGAAGGCACTACCGTGCTAAGAAATGTAGCGCTTGAGCCAGAAGTCACTCAGCTCGCGCTCTTCTTGAATCGAATGGGTGCGAAGATCTCCGGAATCGGGACGCGAGAACTTACAATAAAAGGCGTTGCAGACCTACAACCGGCTGACGCAGTGATGATTCCCGATCGCATTGAAACCGGTTCATTCATTTGTGCGGTTGGAATGACGACCGGCAAAGTTACGCTGACACGTACGGATCCCGCCCAACTTCCAACTGTGCTTGACAAGGCGCGCGAGGCAGGCTTGAGCATCATCGCAGGGTCGGACACCATTACGGTTTCGCGTGCCTCGGGAAAGTTGAAGCCTCTCTTCATCACTACTGATGTCTATCCAGGCTTCCCGACAGACCTCCAGGCACCTTTCATGGCTATGGCGACCATTGCTGGTGGAATGTCTCGCATTAGCGAAACGATCTATTCAGACCGTTTCACGCATGTCGCAGAACTTGCCAGATTGGGTGCACAGATTCACATGGATGGGGGGACAGCGACAATTACAGGGGTTGAGAAACTCATTGGCGCCCCGGTCATGTCAACGGACCTGCGGGCTTCCGTGTGCCTTGTGCTCGCGGGCCTTGTTGCAAAGGGCGAGACCGAGGTGAAGCGAGTGTACCACTTGGATCGCGGTTATGAAAACCTCGAGTCAAAACTGTCCGGCGTTGGTGCGGATATCAAACGCATTGAAGGTGAACTGTGA
- a CDS encoding DNA polymerase III subunit alpha, protein MSADFVHLHNHSEYSLLDGACKVTELVRRTAELGMPAIALTDHGALHGVVDFYSLAKSAGIQPIIGCEVYICRDRFDKSPAQKSRNGDYSNHLLLLAKDEVGYKNLVKLSSFGYTEGFYYRPRIDHSLLEKHCEGLIATSGCMASEVPTLLMAGDETGAWERAMWYKELFGNDYYVEVQRHSLPEEAQLNRQLVKLAQRLGNKLVATNDTHYLERGHHEAHDCLLCIGTGKNVNDSGRLKFDVAEFYLKSPEEMSTLFSDLPEALLNTREVAEKCTIKLDFSAKHLPRFPLPDGESSETAFLTKLARAGLARRYSVITPELEERLDYELRVIDQMGFSGYFLIVSDFVRYARSIGVPVGPGRGSAAGSLVCYATGVTSLDPIKFDLYFERFLNPERISMPDIDIDFHDEGRARVIEYVREKYGSECVAQIITFGRLKAKAVVRDVGRVIGMSYADVDKLAKKIPDGPSANLANATEGNNELNQLLSEREEYRKVWNIGQTLEGLCRHASTHAAGVVITPGPLTDYVPLYRQSDGSITTQFDMNVVDKIGLLKMDFLGLRTLNVIEHCLKLLAAKGIDIELDSLHEHLDEKTYELLGRGDTTGVFQLESSGMREWLTKLKPNCIDDIVAMVALYRPGPMNMIGDYIDRKHGRAPISYLHSALEPILKQTYGVIVYQEQVLRIARDIAGFTLGRADILRKAMGKKKKEEMEKVHAEFISGCLSHSGLNRKTAEDIYELVRKFSEYGFVKAHAACYAVLAYQTAYLKANYPAEFMASEIASYHGETKQMPKLINDARRAGIHVLPPDVNLSGRNFSVHGGAVRCGLENIKNIGQGPVECILAAREQGGPFKSFFDMAARVDARVVNRKVLESLVGSGALDSLPGHRGAFFAAIESFLSYSAEKEREREFGQSSLFGDIAASGSSLEPALPEVPDQSFQEKIGKEKELLGFYASGHPLDQEREVIDRIITASLGDTSELSDSDSVRLGGVITDVRRLVTRKGKPMATLGFEDFTGSAEILVFTDVLENYMHILQKDAKLIVVARVSKRDEEDEPKFIAEEFYSIEEAKARFAKRLVLHLAPQSNLEVTLNALEDLFSQHNGDVEIFFRIEQDGEDRYIRSRRYRLKTSLDVLTRVRSVIGENNVECLWN, encoded by the coding sequence GTGAGCGCAGACTTCGTTCATCTGCATAACCATTCCGAGTATAGCTTGCTCGATGGCGCGTGCAAAGTGACGGAGCTTGTACGCCGCACGGCCGAACTTGGAATGCCTGCAATTGCGCTGACGGATCACGGCGCATTGCATGGTGTTGTCGACTTCTATTCGCTTGCGAAGTCCGCCGGCATTCAGCCCATCATAGGGTGCGAAGTGTACATCTGCAGGGACCGCTTTGATAAGTCTCCCGCTCAGAAGAGTCGCAATGGAGATTATTCAAATCACCTTTTGCTGCTTGCTAAAGACGAAGTTGGGTATAAGAACTTAGTTAAGCTTTCTTCTTTTGGTTACACGGAAGGTTTCTACTACCGGCCGCGAATTGATCATTCGCTGCTTGAGAAGCATTGTGAAGGTCTGATCGCGACATCTGGGTGCATGGCTTCCGAGGTTCCCACGTTACTTATGGCCGGTGATGAGACCGGGGCGTGGGAGCGTGCAATGTGGTACAAAGAGTTGTTTGGTAACGACTACTATGTGGAAGTGCAGCGACACAGTCTTCCTGAAGAAGCACAGTTGAACCGCCAGCTGGTCAAACTTGCTCAAAGGTTGGGGAATAAGCTTGTCGCAACGAATGACACCCACTACCTTGAGCGAGGACATCACGAAGCGCACGATTGCCTCCTCTGCATCGGAACCGGCAAGAATGTCAATGACAGCGGGCGCTTGAAGTTTGATGTCGCTGAATTCTATCTGAAGAGTCCGGAGGAGATGAGCACACTCTTCAGCGACTTGCCGGAAGCACTCCTTAATACGAGAGAAGTTGCCGAGAAGTGTACGATCAAGCTCGACTTTAGCGCAAAACATTTGCCTCGTTTTCCTCTTCCGGACGGCGAGTCGAGCGAGACTGCCTTCTTGACCAAACTGGCGCGCGCCGGCCTCGCGCGGCGGTATTCTGTCATTACTCCAGAACTCGAAGAGCGCCTTGACTATGAATTGAGAGTAATCGACCAAATGGGATTCTCAGGATACTTCTTGATTGTATCCGACTTTGTACGTTACGCAAGATCAATCGGAGTCCCTGTCGGACCCGGGCGCGGATCAGCCGCGGGATCGCTTGTGTGTTATGCGACAGGGGTAACCAGTCTCGATCCGATTAAGTTTGACCTTTACTTTGAGCGTTTCCTGAATCCGGAACGCATATCGATGCCTGATATTGACATAGATTTTCATGATGAAGGCCGCGCACGGGTGATCGAGTATGTCCGCGAAAAGTATGGTTCTGAGTGTGTTGCGCAAATCATCACTTTTGGTCGACTGAAGGCAAAGGCCGTAGTGCGAGATGTCGGGCGTGTGATTGGAATGAGCTATGCGGATGTGGACAAGCTTGCGAAGAAGATTCCTGACGGACCCTCCGCCAATCTCGCCAACGCTACCGAAGGGAACAATGAACTCAATCAACTGTTGAGTGAGCGCGAAGAGTATCGAAAAGTGTGGAACATCGGGCAAACGCTTGAAGGACTCTGCCGTCATGCATCCACCCACGCCGCGGGTGTAGTGATTACGCCGGGTCCGCTCACCGACTATGTCCCTTTGTACCGCCAGTCAGATGGATCAATTACCACCCAGTTTGACATGAATGTGGTGGATAAGATCGGTCTACTCAAAATGGATTTTCTGGGATTGCGCACACTTAATGTCATTGAGCATTGCCTAAAGCTGTTGGCAGCGAAGGGCATCGACATTGAGCTTGACTCTCTTCACGAACATCTTGACGAGAAGACATATGAACTGCTGGGCCGGGGCGATACGACCGGCGTCTTTCAGCTTGAATCCAGTGGCATGCGGGAGTGGTTGACAAAGCTGAAGCCGAATTGCATTGACGACATCGTTGCGATGGTCGCGCTCTACAGGCCCGGCCCAATGAACATGATTGGTGATTACATCGATCGCAAACACGGCCGTGCGCCGATTTCCTACCTGCATTCTGCACTGGAGCCGATCCTTAAACAAACGTATGGCGTCATTGTCTATCAAGAGCAGGTGCTGCGAATCGCGCGCGATATTGCCGGTTTCACGTTGGGAAGAGCAGACATTCTTCGCAAGGCGATGGGCAAGAAGAAGAAAGAGGAGATGGAAAAAGTCCATGCGGAATTCATCTCCGGTTGCCTCTCGCACAGCGGATTGAATAGGAAGACCGCCGAAGACATTTATGAACTGGTGCGCAAATTCTCCGAATACGGCTTTGTCAAAGCGCACGCCGCGTGCTACGCGGTGCTGGCATATCAGACAGCCTACCTGAAGGCTAACTACCCGGCCGAGTTCATGGCTTCAGAAATCGCTTCCTATCATGGCGAGACGAAGCAAATGCCAAAACTTATCAACGACGCGCGTCGAGCCGGCATTCACGTGTTACCGCCGGATGTGAATCTGTCCGGTCGAAACTTTTCGGTGCATGGAGGCGCCGTTCGTTGCGGTCTTGAGAATATCAAGAATATTGGCCAAGGGCCGGTTGAATGTATTCTTGCGGCACGGGAGCAGGGCGGGCCATTCAAGTCCTTTTTTGACATGGCGGCCCGCGTCGATGCACGTGTCGTAAATCGCAAAGTGTTGGAAAGCCTTGTCGGCTCCGGCGCTCTTGATAGTCTACCTGGGCATCGTGGTGCCTTTTTCGCAGCGATAGAGTCATTCCTGTCATATTCTGCTGAAAAGGAGCGTGAGAGGGAATTTGGACAGTCATCCCTGTTTGGCGACATCGCCGCATCTGGCTCGTCGCTCGAACCTGCGTTGCCGGAGGTGCCGGATCAGTCGTTTCAGGAGAAAATCGGCAAAGAGAAGGAGTTGCTTGGATTCTATGCCTCTGGTCATCCGCTTGATCAAGAGCGAGAAGTCATTGACCGCATCATTACTGCAAGTCTTGGCGACACGAGTGAGCTGTCTGACTCTGACAGCGTGCGACTCGGCGGAGTAATAACGGATGTCCGGCGCCTTGTGACCCGCAAAGGCAAGCCAATGGCTACACTTGGATTTGAGGACTTCACGGGGAGTGCGGAAATACTCGTCTTCACGGATGTGCTGGAGAATTACATGCACATTTTGCAGAAGGATGCAAAGTTAATCGTTGTTGCGCGTGTTTCCAAGCGGGATGAAGAGGATGAACCAAAGTTCATTGCTGAGGAATTCTATTCCATTGAAGAAGCAAAGGCTCGCTTCGCCAAGCGGCTGGTTCTTCATCTTGCTCCTCAATCTAATCTCGAAGTGACGTTGAATGCCCTTGAAGATCTATTTTCGCAGCATAACGGAGATGTTGAGATTTTTTTCAGGATTGAACAGGATGGAGAGGACCGATACATCCGGTCACGTCGCTATCGATTGAAAACGTCGCTTGATGTGCTCACGCGCGTTCGTAGCGTGATCGGTGAAAACAATGTGGAGTGCTTGTGGAATTAA
- a CDS encoding GWxTD domain-containing protein has translation MWNLRTACLVTLILLAANVDAQPVRGESPEARGFRCQSGQRLSVKQDSALIYIALSVPYDNLTFVRAEPEGFQANFEATFLIFDKEGGLASERTVVMDVKTQSFKETNSRTISAVRTEEFYVTPGDYDVSVVLTDRETKKKRRWTGEISASIMDALLSVSDLYWMSNDSLQKEFGTPRVIETFSTRDDSARAGIDLVSSAHVPLDIMWAVVGEDGNSVHSLSQLVAPTGDIQHLEFVVKMTDLPVQKYKLTFEVVGSGRREYRELSFSVNIPGVPSTISDLGLAIRQVKYIASAEENRRLRSASVQDRERLFREFWKRRDPTPETPQNELMEEYYYRVEYSNERFSTHRSGWETDRGRIFILFGEPTDIERHPFESGSRPYEIWYYHNLNRRFIFVDHTGFGDYTLAGPQWGY, from the coding sequence ATGTGGAACCTTCGCACTGCCTGTCTTGTCACGTTGATCTTGCTTGCTGCGAATGTTGACGCACAGCCTGTAAGAGGCGAATCGCCAGAGGCGCGCGGCTTCCGTTGTCAATCTGGTCAACGTTTGTCGGTCAAGCAGGATAGTGCACTGATATATATTGCGTTGTCAGTTCCGTACGACAACTTGACGTTTGTTCGCGCTGAGCCGGAGGGTTTTCAGGCGAATTTTGAAGCCACCTTCCTGATCTTCGACAAAGAGGGGGGACTTGCGTCTGAGCGTACTGTTGTTATGGATGTAAAGACGCAGTCTTTCAAGGAGACCAACAGCCGTACAATCAGTGCAGTCCGAACTGAAGAATTCTATGTCACTCCCGGTGACTATGATGTTTCTGTCGTTTTGACGGACAGAGAGACCAAAAAGAAGCGCCGTTGGACCGGGGAAATCTCAGCGTCTATCATGGATGCGTTGCTCTCGGTATCGGATCTTTATTGGATGAGCAACGATTCCCTGCAGAAGGAGTTCGGAACTCCGCGCGTGATAGAGACTTTCTCAACTCGCGATGATTCCGCGCGCGCGGGCATCGACCTGGTCTCATCCGCGCACGTTCCTCTCGATATCATGTGGGCGGTTGTTGGCGAAGACGGAAACTCAGTTCATAGTCTCAGTCAACTCGTTGCCCCGACTGGTGACATTCAACACCTGGAGTTTGTTGTGAAAATGACAGATCTTCCGGTGCAGAAATACAAACTGACCTTTGAAGTCGTCGGAAGCGGTCGCCGCGAGTATCGCGAATTGTCATTCTCCGTCAACATACCGGGCGTGCCATCGACGATCAGTGATCTCGGTCTTGCAATTCGTCAAGTGAAGTACATTGCCAGCGCTGAGGAGAATCGACGACTGCGAAGTGCAAGCGTGCAAGATCGCGAGAGACTTTTTCGGGAGTTTTGGAAGCGACGTGATCCGACTCCGGAGACACCCCAGAATGAATTGATGGAAGAGTACTATTACCGCGTTGAGTACTCTAATGAACGCTTTTCCACCCATCGGTCAGGTTGGGAGACTGATCGTGGCCGAATATTCATATTGTTCGGTGAGCCCACGGATATTGAACGACATCCCTTTGAATCCGGATCCCGACCATATGAGATCTGGTACTATCATAATTTGAATCGACGATTCATTTTTGTGGATCATACTGGTTTTGGCGACTATACGCTTGCCGGTCCACAGTGGGGATATTGA
- the recN gene encoding DNA repair protein RecN, producing MLTRLQIRDFLLVKDISLDFQRGFTAITGETGAGKSMILGALRVLFGATLTEQMIRDGAERAIIEADFQLAAATDVRELLGDDYCDDETTMISVRRELMRGGRARGFLQDRPATIDFLRAVGERVMDFHGQRDSLSLFRASRQLDFLDAFAGTSELCERVSRQHRMRADMLLKRNELQSEVQTRRKEQALLAYQLEEIERLGLKEGEEEDIASRLKKLEHAERLSLLAGQIAGLLEQDDTCAISLVGQARQLADDAKRFDEHFAPIASELEDLAIRLRDLSSEVAHFAEQIVADPEELELLRQRAGTLSDLRRKHGIDIAQILQQARRMKETLAALVDMELQLAKTDKELVKAESLLTSLASDLSARRHRAAAQFSRTVTESLRPLGFANPKFEVKLDSPSPLEVEQIRRNGADQIQFLFSGASGQPLLPLSDVASGGESSRVTLAIKSVVAERMSYPLLVYDEVDLGISGRIATAVANLLCELGRAQQVIVVTHLPQIAARAEHHLQVSKLVSDSSTVTTALMLKPDERAQAVASLLAGSEVSSSALAAADELLHSRHPSQEQAE from the coding sequence ATGCTCACGCGACTCCAGATTCGCGATTTCCTGCTGGTTAAGGACATCAGCCTTGACTTTCAGCGTGGCTTCACCGCAATCACTGGCGAGACTGGAGCAGGGAAGAGTATGATACTCGGAGCCTTGCGGGTGCTGTTTGGTGCGACATTGACCGAGCAAATGATCCGTGACGGAGCAGAGCGTGCTATCATTGAAGCGGATTTTCAGCTCGCGGCCGCCACAGATGTACGGGAATTGCTGGGCGACGATTACTGCGACGACGAAACAACGATGATTTCTGTGCGTCGGGAATTGATGCGGGGCGGTCGGGCCCGCGGGTTCCTGCAGGACAGGCCCGCAACCATAGACTTCTTGCGGGCAGTGGGAGAGAGAGTCATGGATTTTCATGGTCAGCGCGACAGTCTTTCACTCTTTAGAGCCTCGAGGCAGCTCGACTTTCTGGATGCATTTGCCGGGACGTCAGAGCTCTGCGAAAGAGTTTCACGCCAGCATCGTATGCGAGCTGATATGCTGCTCAAGCGAAATGAATTGCAAAGTGAAGTGCAAACTCGGCGCAAAGAGCAGGCGCTTCTTGCCTATCAACTCGAGGAGATCGAACGGCTTGGCTTGAAGGAGGGGGAGGAAGAGGACATAGCCTCGCGACTTAAGAAACTTGAGCACGCTGAGAGACTCTCTCTGCTTGCTGGTCAAATCGCCGGATTGCTGGAGCAGGATGATACGTGCGCCATTTCACTGGTAGGTCAAGCCAGACAGCTTGCTGATGATGCCAAAAGGTTTGATGAACACTTCGCACCAATCGCTTCAGAACTTGAGGATCTCGCCATTCGGCTTCGCGACTTAAGCTCAGAAGTCGCACACTTTGCGGAGCAAATAGTCGCCGATCCTGAGGAACTTGAGTTGCTGCGTCAACGAGCCGGAACACTCTCGGATTTGCGCAGAAAGCATGGGATTGATATCGCGCAGATTCTCCAGCAAGCGCGGCGGATGAAGGAAACTCTGGCGGCCCTCGTCGACATGGAACTGCAGTTGGCGAAGACTGATAAGGAACTTGTTAAAGCAGAGTCACTTCTGACAAGCCTCGCGTCTGATCTTTCTGCAAGACGTCACCGCGCGGCCGCACAGTTCTCGCGAACCGTGACAGAGTCTCTCCGACCGCTTGGCTTTGCAAACCCTAAGTTTGAGGTCAAGCTCGATTCGCCGTCTCCGCTGGAAGTAGAACAGATTCGTCGAAACGGCGCGGACCAAATTCAATTCCTCTTTTCCGGTGCATCTGGGCAACCGCTTCTGCCGCTTTCTGACGTCGCATCAGGTGGAGAGTCATCTCGGGTAACACTTGCAATCAAGAGCGTTGTTGCCGAGCGCATGAGCTACCCCTTGTTGGTCTACGATGAAGTAGATCTCGGAATTTCTGGCAGAATCGCAACCGCAGTTGCAAACCTATTGTGCGAACTCGGCCGTGCACAGCAGGTTATTGTGGTAACGCACCTTCCGCAAATCGCTGCTCGTGCAGAGCATCATTTGCAGGTCTCTAAACTGGTAAGTGATTCGTCTACTGTAACGACTGCCTTGATGCTTAAACCCGATGAACGCGCGCAGGCAGTCGCTTCGTTACTGGCGGGTTCGGAAGTCTCAAGTAGTGCGCTCGCAGCAGCTGACGAACTGCTTCATTCACGTCATCCATCTCAAGAACAGGCAGAGTAA
- a CDS encoding phosphoribosylglycinamide formyltransferase gives MRLAFFASGNGSTFQYLVEVIRNESLPADPALLICSRQKVLAAERARELNVPVEVISRKSYATIDEHSAALSAALERHRCDYILLAGYLELVPPRIVAKFRNRIVNIHPALLPAFGGKGMYGRRVHEAVIDYGARISGATVHFVDEEYDHGPILAQQAVVVLPNDTPDSLAERVQIVEKNLYAGALRLLVSKRLVVTGRKVKIIP, from the coding sequence ATGCGTCTCGCGTTCTTCGCTTCGGGCAACGGGTCCACATTTCAATATTTGGTGGAAGTTATCCGTAATGAGTCGCTCCCTGCGGACCCTGCGCTTCTGATTTGTTCACGACAGAAAGTGCTCGCAGCGGAGCGTGCGCGCGAGCTGAATGTGCCGGTGGAAGTCATTTCGCGGAAGAGCTACGCGACAATTGACGAACATTCGGCAGCACTTTCAGCGGCTCTCGAAAGGCATCGCTGCGATTACATTCTCCTTGCGGGCTATCTTGAACTTGTTCCCCCACGAATTGTTGCTAAATTTCGCAATCGAATCGTAAACATTCATCCCGCCTTGCTTCCAGCTTTCGGCGGAAAAGGGATGTATGGGCGACGTGTTCACGAGGCTGTCATTGATTATGGAGCACGCATCAGCGGAGCAACTGTACATTTCGTTGACGAGGAATACGATCACGGACCTATACTTGCACAGCAGGCCGTGGTAGTGCTTCCAAACGATACTCCGGATTCTCTCGCTGAACGTGTTCAAATCGTTGAGAAGAACTTGTATGCCGGTGCCCTGCGCCTGCTCGTAAGTAAGCGCCTTGTTGTCACCGGTCGAAAAGTAAAGATTATACCTTAA
- the rimO gene encoding 30S ribosomal protein S12 methylthiotransferase RimO has protein sequence MDSETLAGLLKQDGFELVTKESQADSVVVNTCGFIDDAKVESLQVLLEAVRWKHAKYGRRVFAMGCLTQRDGSEIRDELPDLDGVFGIGEWSGILSALGANPLSVGDSVSTTMFSGSAGPGSAYLRVSDGCSHACAFCAIPQMRGLYRSEPVEKLVAEAKLLARTGIRELILIGQETTSYGVDLYRKRSLVELCKWLSDIDGIEWIRILYAHPPSAPPHFMAELARVSKVVPYIDFPIEHASDRMLKLMNRKTSAAKMRDSIAAFRDGRADACVRTTVLVGFPGETDEDFEVLHQFMQDVRFERAGVFTYSPQSETKGAILPDRVEDGVALDRLDRLMRLQKQICAERHKTLIGMSQRVLIDRNSRDVSWGRSTWDAPDIDARVRVRGTLTPGVIHEVIVTTAAAYQLDAVPAQADTLKRGESCGTFALPVLSR, from the coding sequence GTGGACAGCGAGACGCTTGCCGGTTTGCTGAAGCAGGATGGGTTTGAGTTGGTGACTAAGGAAAGTCAGGCCGACAGCGTTGTTGTGAATACGTGTGGGTTTATTGATGATGCGAAAGTTGAGTCGCTTCAAGTCCTCCTTGAGGCCGTGCGGTGGAAACATGCCAAGTACGGGCGAAGAGTCTTTGCAATGGGCTGTCTGACACAACGCGACGGATCAGAGATTCGCGATGAGCTACCTGATCTGGATGGCGTTTTTGGGATAGGCGAGTGGAGCGGCATTCTCTCTGCACTCGGTGCAAATCCCCTGAGCGTAGGTGATTCGGTTAGTACTACGATGTTCAGCGGAAGCGCCGGGCCGGGATCTGCATATCTTCGTGTTTCGGACGGCTGCTCGCATGCCTGCGCGTTCTGTGCAATCCCACAAATGCGCGGACTCTACCGGAGCGAACCAGTCGAGAAGCTTGTTGCTGAAGCAAAGTTGCTTGCCCGCACTGGGATTAGAGAACTTATTCTGATTGGTCAGGAAACCACGAGTTACGGCGTTGACCTTTACCGTAAACGTTCATTGGTCGAACTTTGTAAGTGGCTATCTGATATTGACGGTATCGAGTGGATTCGAATCTTGTATGCTCATCCACCATCGGCCCCTCCGCACTTCATGGCTGAACTTGCGCGCGTTTCCAAAGTGGTCCCCTATATTGATTTCCCAATTGAGCATGCGTCAGACAGGATGCTGAAGTTGATGAACCGCAAGACGTCCGCCGCAAAGATGAGGGATTCCATTGCAGCGTTCAGGGACGGACGTGCAGATGCCTGTGTGCGCACCACCGTCCTTGTCGGGTTTCCCGGAGAGACGGACGAGGATTTTGAAGTTCTTCATCAATTCATGCAGGACGTCCGGTTCGAGCGCGCAGGAGTCTTCACTTACTCGCCTCAATCAGAGACAAAGGGCGCGATCCTGCCGGACAGGGTTGAAGATGGCGTTGCGCTTGATCGGTTAGATCGATTGATGAGGCTTCAGAAGCAGATTTGCGCTGAGCGGCATAAAACTCTGATCGGTATGTCACAGCGTGTGTTGATTGACCGGAATAGTCGCGATGTCTCTTGGGGGCGGAGCACCTGGGACGCACCGGACATTGATGCTCGAGTTCGGGTGCGCGGCACACTTACTCCTGGTGTTATTCATGAAGTGATAGTGACAACTGCAGCGGCATACCAACTCGATGCGGTACCTGCTCAAGCAGACACCTTGAAACGTGGTGAATCATGTGGAACCTTCGCACTGCCTGTCTTGTCACGTTGA